From one Luteolibacter arcticus genomic stretch:
- a CDS encoding TIGR00266 family protein, which translates to MRGKRSHEIDYEIIGESIQMVEIELDPGETVIAEGGAMNYMEDGIAFETKMGDGSTPDQGFMGKLMAVGKRALTGESIFMTHFTNRVSGKKRVTFAAPYPGTVVPVDLSQHGGELLCQKDAFLCAAMGTQLGIAFNKKLGAGLFGGEGFILQRLNGDGLAFVHAGGTVVRKELNGEKLFVDTGCLVAFTKGISYDIQRAGNLKSMVFGGEGLFLATLQGHGTVWLQSMPFARLAQRIVSGYASGREQGSALGGLGNLFGD; encoded by the coding sequence ATGCGCGGCAAGCGTTCGCACGAGATCGACTATGAGATCATCGGCGAGTCGATCCAGATGGTCGAGATCGAGCTCGACCCCGGCGAGACCGTCATCGCCGAGGGCGGTGCGATGAACTACATGGAAGACGGCATCGCCTTCGAGACGAAGATGGGTGACGGCTCCACGCCGGACCAAGGCTTCATGGGTAAGCTGATGGCGGTCGGGAAACGAGCGCTGACCGGTGAGTCGATCTTCATGACTCACTTCACCAATCGCGTCAGTGGCAAGAAGCGGGTCACCTTCGCCGCGCCGTATCCCGGCACGGTCGTTCCCGTGGATCTCTCACAGCATGGGGGTGAGTTGCTTTGTCAGAAGGATGCCTTCCTTTGCGCGGCGATGGGCACCCAGCTCGGCATTGCCTTCAACAAGAAGCTCGGCGCGGGTCTCTTCGGCGGCGAGGGCTTCATCCTCCAGCGCCTGAATGGCGATGGCCTGGCCTTCGTCCACGCCGGGGGGACGGTGGTGCGGAAAGAACTGAATGGCGAGAAGCTGTTCGTGGATACCGGTTGCCTGGTCGCCTTCACGAAGGGCATCAGCTACGACATCCAGCGCGCCGGGAATCTCAAGTCGATGGTCTTCGGTGGGGAGGGTCTCTTCCTCGCCACCCTGCAGGGACACGGCACGGTGTGGCTCCAGAGCATGCCCTTCGCGCGTCTCGCGCAGCGCATTGTCAGCGGGTATGCCAGCGGGCGCGAGCAGGGGTCCG